Proteins encoded together in one Macadamia integrifolia cultivar HAES 741 chromosome 8, SCU_Mint_v3, whole genome shotgun sequence window:
- the LOC122086512 gene encoding disease resistance protein RPV1-like isoform X1 — protein MATHTVISSFSSSRSNYDVFLSFEGEETEKIFASNLYAFLERAEIKTFKDDEHMNRRGEHLSETVKKGIKESRIAIVIFSRNYASKISCLEELELIMECKENLGQKVFPVFLMGVDGSTVRDQKGSFEEPFRLYQECFEGEMVERWRSALRKAGGIRGWNLIDVPVPDGDEEKLIEMMVEQVLSALGQRPVEHHHHAKKTTKKTTKKPLSW, from the exons ATGGCTACCCATACCGTAATCTCGTCCTTTTCCTCCTCTCGATCGAATTACGATGTATTTTTGAGTTTCGAAggagaagaaacagagaaaattTTCGCAAGTAACCTCTACGCTTTCCTAGAGAGAGCCGAGATCAAGACATTCAAGGACGATGAGCACATGAATCGAAGAGGAGAGCATCTTTCTGAGACGGTTAAGAAGGGAATCAAGGAATCAAGAATCGCCATTGTTATATTCTCAAGGAACTATGCTTCTAAAATATCGTGTCTTGAAGAGCTCGAGTTGATAATGGAATGTAAGGAAAATCTTGGGCAAAAGGTATTTCCTGTTTTCCTCATGGGTGTAGATGGATCGACCGTACGGGATCAGAAGGGGAGCTTTGAGGAGCCCTTTCGCCTGTACCAAGAGTGCTTCGAGGGAGAGATGGTGGAAAGGTGGAGATCAGCTCTGAGGAAAGCAGGTGGAATCCGTGGATGGAACTTGATAGACGTTCCTGTTCCTGACGG GGATGAAGAGAAGTTGATAGAAATGATGGTGGAACAAGTATTGAGTGCGTTGGGGCAGAGACCAGtggaacatcatcatcatgcaAAGAAGACGACGAAGAAGACAACGAAGAAACCTCTGTCATGGTGA
- the LOC122087619 gene encoding TMV resistance protein N-like, with protein MMAAPTVFSSSSSSSSASRWTYDVFLNFKGEDTRNNLTSDLNAALVSKGIRTFMDSDSENLEIGEQIPEGLENVIKESMFAIIIFSENYANSKWCLEELALIMETHGQKVFPVFLEKLDPSKVEGWRSGKYFEQHETRFGREVVERLGSALIQAAQASGFRLKDFGNQKRVD; from the exons ATGATGGCCGCTCCCACTGTTTTCTCATCGTCTTCATCTTCGTCGTCCGCCTCTCGATGGACTTACGATgtgtttttgaatttcaaaggAGAAGACACACGGAACAACTTGACAAGTGACCTCAATGCTGCCCTAGTTAGCAAAGGGATCCGAACATTTATGGACAGTGACAGTGAGAATCTGGAAATAGGAGAACAGATCCCTGAAGGTCTCGAAAACGTAATCAAGGAATCAATGTTCGCCATTATCATATTTTCGGAGAACTATGCTAATTCTAAATGGTGCTTAGAAGAACTCGCCTTGATTATGGAAACACATGGCCAAAAGGTTTTTCCAGTTTTCCTGGAGAAATTAGATCCATCTAAGGTAGAAGGCTGGAGGTCTGGAAAGTATTTTGAACAGCACGAAACGCGGTTCGGCCGAGAGGTGGTGGAAAGGTTGGGGTCAGCCCTGATACAAGCAGCTCAAGCCTCTGGATTTCGCTTAAAAGACTTTGG GAATCAAAAAAGAGTTGATTAA
- the LOC122086702 gene encoding suprabasin-like: MFWGSAIGKFAGLGIYSNGIFGGTSTGRFGLGIYSNKTFGGIGTGRFGPGTGTSRFGPANDTGRFGLAIDTNRFGLGIYSNGMSNGMFEGTDTSRFGLATGTDRFGLGICSNGMFEGTSTSRFGPDTRTSRFVLDTSTDRFGLGIYSNGMFEETSIDRFGPGIRTSRFGLDTGIGRFGLDIYSNGMFGGTSIGKFDFGIYSNGIFRDTSIGNFGLGIYSFEMFGGF, from the coding sequence ATGTTTTGGGGTAGTGCTATTGGCAAGTTTGCTGGTCTTGGTATCTACTCCAATGGGATCTTTGGGGGTACCTCTACCGGCAGGTTTGGCCTTGGCATATACTCCAATAAGACGTTTGGGGGTATTGGTACTGGAAGGTTTGGCCCTGGTACTGGGACTAGCAGGTTTGGCCCTGCTAATGATACTGGCAGGTTTGGCCTTGCTATTGATACTAACAGGTTTGGCCTTGGCATATACTCCAATGGGATGTCCAATGGGATGTTTGAGGGAACTGATACTAGCAGGTTTGGCCTTGCTACTGGTACTGACAGGTTTGGCCTTGGCATATGCTCCAATGGGATGTTTGAGGGAACTAGTACTAGCAGGTTTGGCCCTGATACTAGGACTAGCAGGTTTGTCCTTGATACTAGTACTGACAGGTTTGGTCTTGGCATATACTCTAATGGGATGTTTGAGGAAACTAGTATTGATAGGTTTGGCCCTGGTATTAGGACTAGCAGGTTTGGCCTTGATACTGGTATTGGCAGGTTTGGCCTTGACATATACTCCAATGGGATGTTTGGGGGTACTAGCATTGGCAAGTTTGACTTTGGCATCTACTCCAATGGGATTTTTAGGGATACCAGTATCGGGAACTTTGGCCTTGGCATTTACTCCTTTGAAATGTTTGGGGGCTTTTAG
- the LOC122085477 gene encoding ras-related protein Rab2BV-like, with the protein MAHKVDHEYDYLFKIVLIGDSGVGKSNILSRFTRNEFCLDSKSTIGVEFATKTLQVDGKTVKAQIWDTAGQERYRAITSAYYRGAVGALLVYDITKRQTFDNVQRWLRELRDHADSNIVIMMAGNKSDLKHLRAVPEGDAQGLAEKEGLSFLETSALEAVNVENAFHTILTEIYHIISKKALAAQEAANSTSLPGQGTTINVADSGNFNKKNCCSN; encoded by the exons ATGGCTCATAAGGTTGATCACGAGTACGATTATCTCTTTAAGATCGTCTTAATTGGAGATTCTGGTGTTGGGAAATCGAACATTCTCTCGAGGTTTACTCGTAATGAATTCTGTTTGGACTCTAAATCTACCATTGGTGTCGAATTCGCCACCAAGACATTGCAG GTGGATGGAAAGACTGTTAAGGCACAGATATGGGACACGGCAGGTCAAGAGAGGTACCGCGCCATCACTAGTGCTTATTACAGAGGTGCAGTCGGTGCACTCTTAGTCTATGACATAACGAAGAGGCAAACTTTTGACAACGTACAGAGGTGGCTTCGTGAACTCAGGGATCATGCAGACTCCAACATAGTTATCATGATGGCAGGGAATAAGTCTGACCTAAAACATCTAAGAGCTGTACCAGAGGGGGATGCACAGGGTTTGGCCGAGAAGGAAGGACTCTCATTTCTTGAGACATCAGCGTTGGAAGCAGTCAATGTTGAGAATGCTTTCCATACTATTTTGACAGAGATCTACCACATCATAAGCAAGAAAGCTTTGGCAGCTCAGGAGGCGGCCAACTCAACTAGTCTTCCAGGTCAAGGGACTACCATCAATGTAGCTGATTCAGGCAATTTCAACAAGAAAAATTGTTGTTCCAATTAG